The Babylonia areolata isolate BAREFJ2019XMU chromosome 2, ASM4173473v1, whole genome shotgun sequence genome segment TAGCTATGTTATTCTGTGTTTCTTGATAAATGAAAGATAGCTGTATTATGAATTTTTCAACAAAAAaccaatttaattacacatacttaaccgtgacccactagcgcagactccagcaggggtctgacattcctgtcctgtgcaaactactatctgcctatgcaaATCCCCACTCTTCCAACTGGTCTCCTTCCCATTTCACTTGTTCTCTTTGGCATTCCTTTTGGCTTTGATGTTCTCATGGCACTTGCATTTTACCTTTCCTTTGCCCACTTACTTGACCACACCTCCCACACATTGCACACAAACTGTTTCAACATtttcaagctcgtgatatgcagCTGTATGTATCAGACTCAGGTCCATTCAGTGTCTGCGATTTAATTTGGGTGATCATATTCACACTTTTCTTGCTTGAAGTTGACCATTGAGACTGGTGTCGTCAGCCATGTGTGTGCTCATCCGCTTCTTGAGGTGGCAGTTGGTCAAAGTTTTCAGCCAAACGTCATGCCATAAACCATATTAGGACTGtgttcatgtttattcatgattGAAATACAGTCTTCTTTGTGGTTAGATAAAAGTAAAGACTGTTTTTCCTTCTGGCTGAAGGACAATTCAGGAAAGTCTGATGACCGGTTGGCCACAACTACAGTGTGATGGGTtgacctgtcatgtaggcagttAACAGGTTAATGTTTCACATTTTACCTGGCTTTTCACATGAATgcatttttagcatttttgcaagTTGCTTCTGCTCAACTTACTTGATTGCTCATCCATTTTCATAAtgacttatttatctatttagatATCCAGTGTTTTCCTGGAGATCATGATCTTTTTTAGTGAAGTCTTTCTATCTCATTCCTTTGTGTTAGAAACTGATGTGTTCTAGGATTGTCAGAAGAGCACTGGAGTCTTTAAAGCTGTGTTGTAAAGTTAGATCCAGTTTTTGTCCTGCTatactatctttttcttttctgcagcGGTAAGCTAACAACATGTGGTTTTGGATGTCATAGAGTCATGTTCAGTTTTATTCTGCAGGATGTTTTGTGTTCAGTGTATGTGACAGAAACTATTTTTCAGGGTGTAAATGATATTGTTCAATTGTGTGCCCACAACAGGCTTGATGATTGCCATTGTGCGGGGGTTTTGTGGGGAGGACGTTTTGAAGAAGTCGTGGGGGCCTCACAAAATGGACATCCCCAAGGCTCCTGGCTTGGGGCTCTTTCTCCATGAGGTCAGCGGATTCTgctttcttttgtctctgtcatgCTGATCAGTTATGAATGAATCAGTGTGTTTTTAGctgtttatttccttttatttgttttctttgcgATAACAGGTGTTTTTGTACATACAGTTATGCTCagccacacacaagcacacacccaaacacacacacacaacatacacacacacacacacacacacacacacacacacacttgtgatgatttttaaaaaaaaaatcaattcagtaTGAGAGTCTGCAACACAAATAACAGTGTATACAACTAAAGGAGACCTTGTGGAAAAATACATGAATACAGATACACTTCCTCAGCATCAGTGATAACAGTGCATATTATGTAGCTGACAATGTTCTGCCAGTGGACTGACACGGTGAAAGCTTTTTCACTGTTGGAGTTTCTGTTACAGCTGTTCTTTGCTGGCTACAACAAGAAGTTTGGTAACGACGGAATGCATGAACCTCTGGTCTGGAACAAGTATCAGGTGAGTTCTCTTCAGGTCCTGTGTAATTGCTCCACCCTTCATGTgcagtatgtttgtgtgcatgctcgcttcatttttttgcttttttttttttttctttttttaatggaaggatgaaaggtgtgtgtgtgtagggggtgggggtggttggggggggggggcgattgtgcttaggcctgtaggtatttttccaaaggagggggagtgtgggatattgtggggtggggggatggttgtgttagggcttttgattagtatgaatgaatgaaagttgttcttctgtgatgcctcttttttttcttttttttttttgtgaactatggaagtgctgctttttggtttaattcttgtcttactctggtggtacttgatttttaaatgaactatgatctttgtaattgcatattttgtgaagagagagacagagagagagagagaggaagagagatagtgtatgtgtgcgtggtgtgtgtgtgtggggggggggggggggagatgagcaatgcggcttggctgactgaaatggagaggcgcgtaaatttcagtaatctgtatatttgtatatagctatttccttTGGTGCcaatttaatttatctttttattttctattcattttatttgtttgttgttttcttcttatgttagacatgtgctgctgccaaaaagaaaatctcagtaccaaagtatagacaataaagtttgtgtattgtgtattattgtattgtgtatgtgcacacacacacgtacacatgcacacacacacacacacacacacacacacaattgcagtCTATTGATATTCATCCGAAGCTGTTGTCGTTTTGTTCATGGAATTAGACTGTGTGAAGAAAACAActgaagtactttttttttcctttttcttttttaatagatGACTTTGACATTATATCTGGTTCCATTTTGTATTGACTTTTTTTCAGGAAAGTCTAGACCAGTTCAGGGAAGAACATGTGCTGTCACACATAGCCACGTCCGAAGTGAAGGAAAGCGTGTATCCTTTGAGTGTTTTTGGACCAGTGCATCAGTGTGGTCTGTGGCCAGTTCCTCCTGTCTTTGTCACTGGGGtgctggtttctctctctcctcagccactttctctttctctctttctcactttttctctctgtctttctctttctttctctctgtttctcacaaaAGCTGTAGTGCAGATGCAAACAGTTTTAGTGACATTTGCAAAATCTATATcaccccttgttcatatggggctatggccttaaataaataaataatctgaatctgaatctctctctttctctctctctctttgtctacaaacatccttctctctttctttctgcctgtctgaccTCAACGGCTTCTCTTCCTGTTCTACCCTTTCTCCACatgtcttaaaaacaaaacaacaacaaaatatgaccaaaacaacaacaatgaaacaaacaaaaatgttggaGGGGGAGGTGATACGGAGGGACTGGGCATCTTCAGACTTTCCAAGATACAAACAAAATGTTAGCAACCTGCTGACCATTCAGAGGCCTTAAATATTTGCAAGAGTCCTGTTCTGAAAGATGCAGAACAACATTCGTTATCTCCCTTCCCTTACATTTTcactttgactttttgcattgcATTAATTACATATTTCAAGATGAGCAGACAGCTGGTGACATAATGAAGGAAAAACATGTAACAGATTCAGCAAGTAATATTGCTTCACATGTGTTCACAGTTGGCAGTGTCAGGAACcagtgtcatctttttttttttctttttaaattaatttCTGCCCTTGATACATCTTACAAAATGCGGCATAAGCTGCCTGATCTTCACATTTCACATGTTCCATTATAGCTCATTAAAAAGATCTCTTGTCTGGCACATGTGGATGTGTATCTTAGAAAGACTGACTCTGAAACAACTAAATCCTGAGTGGGCCAGCCGTCGCCATGTTGCGATCTCACCGACCTTAACACTTTTCCCTCGCCATGTTGCGATCTCACCGACCTTAACACTTTTCCCTCGCCATGTTGCGATCTCACTGACCTTAACACTTTTCCCTCACCATGTTGCAATCTCGCCGACCTTAACACTTTCCCCCCGCCATGTTGCGATCTCACCGACCTTAACACTTTGCCCTTGCCATGTTGCAATCTCACCGACCTTAACACTTTTCCCTCGCCGTGTTGCAATCTCACCGACCTTAACACTTTTTGCTCACCATGTTGCGATCTCACTGACCTTAACACTTTTCCCTCGCCATGTTGCGATCTCACCGACCTTAGCACTTTGCCCTCATCATGTTGCAATCTCAACCGAACTTAACACTTTTCCCTCGCCATGTTGCGATCTCACCGACCTTAACACTTTTCCCTCGCCATGTTGCGATCTCACTGACCTTAGCACTTTGCCTTCATCATGTTGCGATCTCACAGACCTTAACACTTTGCCCTCACCATGTTGCGATCTCACCGACCTTAACACTTTTCCCTCGCCATGTTGCGATCTCACCGACCTTAGCACTTTGCCCTCATCATGTTGCGATCTCACCGACCTTAACACTTTGCCCTCACCATGTTGCGATCTCACCGACCTTAACACTTTGCCCTCACCATGTTGCGATCTCACCGACCTTAACAGTTTGCCGTCACCATGTTGCGATCTCATCGACCTTAACAGTTTTCCAGCATGCTGCAGTGGTTAGGAACGCTGCAGAACCACAAGTTTGACGTGATTGACCCCACACAGGAAGTGCCTCCAGACGGGGAGAACGAAAAAGACCGGACCTGGTGGAAAACCAAGGCTTTGCTCAACAGGCTGGACAAAGAGCAGGTAATCTGAAAGAAAATGGCTAAGTGGTCATGAAATCCTTGACCACAAACACTCTGAACATAGTTTTAATTACAcaatacttaaccgtgacccactggtgcagactacggcaggggtctggattcctgtcctgtccaaactactatAGTTTTATTGATAAGGTTGCAAGCATAGATTTATTATAGGAACTGAAATTTACACATTCAACtgtgtacccacacacacacgcatgcatgctcacacacacaacccagctAACAACAAGGCTTATTGGTGTGGTAGCTAACAAACAGCAAGAAATTTTTGAAAAATAAAGAATAGAGAGAAATAAGGCCAATCATCCATTTTAACATTTCAGACAACAGCCGCTGGATGAGGGGAAAAATTATTACTTGCATGTAAGATTAGGCTCTATCCATTACTGGAAAGTACTGTAGAGTTGTAGCTGAGCTGTATTCTACATGTCTTGTAAATAATGTTGAATCCACACCACAAGCTTCCTTGGTAATTGATCTCTCTTTAGATACAGAACGAGGAGATACAGACATAAAGAAATGAACCTTTGCATTCAGTGCCAGCTGTCCTGTAAATGTGAATGAAGGTGCTAAGTGTGTAATGATGATGTCCTGACAGAAAAAGACGGGGACTGAAGCTCCAGCTGACACAGGGATTACCACAACAGCCAGTGACCAAGCTGCCTCCACCAGCACCTCCACACCCGGAACCAACTCTGAGCCAGTTACTTCCAGTGCCTGCCCAGAACCCATGGTGACAACTGTCACTGGTGGCATGTCCAGCACAATTACAGACCAAGTATCAGCGTCACAAGAGAAGCTCACGAGTGAGCCCAGAAACCTGTCCACTGCACAAGAGGAGCGGACGTCAGTGTCAGGAGAAGAGTCCACAAAGACCGTAGAAGCTGGTGTCCTGTCCAGTACTGGTGGAGAGCCAACGTCAGCTTTGAAAGAACCAGTTGTGAGTGCCAAACCCAGTGAAACGTCCCCAGAGTGTGAGGAGCATGCACCAGTTCTGCAAGAGAAGTCCACAACCTGTTCCACTTCTGCTGACAGTGCAAAAGATGTGGCCACCCAGCAGTCCTGATAAAGGATTTTTCTTTCGTGTGACTCCCCTACCCCCAGCCTCTAAAACTATCTACTCAAAATCACAATCATCGAGAAAGGAAATTCTTTCTCTGTCCAGAGATCCCAGCATGGCATAGCAAGACGGGAAATTTCTGTTGATGCAAGTCAGTTGGGGATAAATATAGGCTGATTTCATGAAGTAATGAGAGGATGATTAATTAAAACTCCATCAAAGTTACCTCCACTTTCCACCTCAGGAGAGTGTGGGGAGGTGTTAATTATACTTGTGGACATTTTTGACTGGGTGGTATATATTTGACTCATCTGTTTAAATTGTGTCATCTGCTGACTTTGATCCATCTGCTTAATTCAAATCATCTGTTGAATTTGGCTCATCTGTTTAAATTGTGTCATCTACTGACTTTGACCCACTTGTTTCACAGAGAGTAAATCGAAGAAAGGAAACACATtggggaaagaaatgaatttaCAAGAGATATTTGAAGACAGCACACTTCAAAATCAGTACTATCCTTAGTTTGAATAAAGACAGGCAATTTTACTAATAGGAACTAggcaatgacgacaacaacagcaacaacaacaacaaaaaaacgacaacaaaacaacaacatgcgaAGTTATGTGCGCTGGGCAAAAGACTGCTTGAAACTGTCTGCATGGCCCAGTACTGAGTTTAAATCACCAGGGACAGGGAAACTGTCTGCATGGCCCAGTACTGAGTTTAAATCACCAGGGACAGGGAAACTGTCTGCATGGCTCAGTACTGAGTTTAAATCACCAGGAAAATTGTCTGCATGGCCCAGTACTGAGTTAAATCACCAGGGACAGGGAAACTGTCTGCATGGCCCAGTACTGAGTTTAAATCACCAGGGACAGGGAAACTGTCTGCATGGCCCAGTACTGAGTTTAAATCACCAGGGACAGGGAAATTGTCATACAAAGAACAGAAAATTTGTAACCTGTTTTGAGTTTCATTCTACTTTGATGTTTTTTCCTTAATGTCTGAGAAATGTgtcaaagtataaaaaaaaaaaaaaacacataaaagatTTTTCTAGAGCTGACAGCAGATCTTTATATTGCAGATAAGTGAATACCTCAGAAGCTAGACAGTTAAGTAAATTAGTTGTCATTGTGGTTTACAAATGTAACCAACAATCAATTTTCTCAGCTATATCTTTCTTTTATAACATTACTACATTTTCAGTGATCTGTGCTTTCAGTGCATCTTCAGGTCAAGTTTTATGTAATAAGTATGAAATTGTTTTATGTAATAAATTTTACAATGGTatcttgtgtatgtgtctgcacaATTGTTCATCTGTGTTCTTTGTATGATGTCTGTGTAAAGTAAGTATTGATGTCAtcagtgtatgtgaatgtgtgtgtgctgctggaaAGGATGAGATGGAGATATTGTTTAAGCATGTAAATGTCAAAGCTTTAGACATTATTCTCATCCCAGACATTAAAACGAGAGACATTGTCCCTGATACTAACTCAGTTTTAAGTGTTGAAAATATGTGGTTGAGAAAATACATGCAGAAAAGATAAGAATCCATGAAACGtatataaaacatgcagacacaaaggCTCTCCCTTCTTGTCAACTTGCACTCACAGTGCAAGAGATTatttattcactcacacacaaaattattCAGATTATTAGTTTTTATTAAACTGCACAATCCCATGTGCACAGTCACAAAAACATCTGAAAATCAATAATAAAATCACTTTTAAGTAAAAATAACTGAACGTTTTTAAATGCCTGTTGCTCTAGGTCCTTTGCAAACAATGAACAGTACTATCAAAGAATCATCTACTCCTTTGCAAACAATAAACAGTATTATCAAAGAATCATCTACACATATTATCCACCATTCCACAGAGAACATTCCAGCATATTTCATAAGCAGAATGAATACCTAGATTTGGGAAACCAtaacctcctccctccc includes the following:
- the LOC143298816 gene encoding pseudouridylate synthase 1 homolog; protein product: MLKRVLFTVSKKIRKLMMAETAVSQAVTSEGASEKRSLNDDNSSCPAAKKLKVQPEAPMQGRADRKRKVALLIAYCGAGYYGIQIQMKGDFRTIESEMIKALVAAGLIPQDHADTPQKMSLQRAARTDKNVSAVGNVLSLKMLYHEGVSEKINSHLPPEIRVIGCVRTTQGFDSKNHCTARTYKYMLPTYSFAPVEKFITKDYRLPDGSLQRVNEVLGKYVGTHNFHNFTSGRKPNDPSSKRYIISFESGEPFVREDMEFVILTVKGQSFMLHHIRKMIGLMIAIVRGFCGEDVLKKSWGPHKMDIPKAPGLGLFLHELFFAGYNKKFGNDGMHEPLVWNKYQESLDQFREEHVLSHIATSEVKESVMLQWLGTLQNHKFDVIDPTQEVPPDGENEKDRTWWKTKALLNRLDKEQKKTGTEAPADTGITTTASDQAASTSTSTPGTNSEPVTSSACPEPMVTTVTGGMSSTITDQVSASQEKLTSEPRNLSTAQEERTSVSGEESTKTVEAGVLSSTGGEPTSALKEPVVSAKPSETSPECEEHAPVLQEKSTTCSTSADSAKDVATQQS